The Thermasporomyces composti region TGTCGGAGTCGAGCTTGTTCGCGATCTGGCTCGGCCCGTCGATCTGGGTCTTCTCGTCGAGCTGGAGGACCCGGATCTTGCCGTAGTCAGACGAGCGCGCGTCGGCGTTGACGGCGACGAAGGCCGCCAGGTTCTCGCGGTTGTAGTAGATGTACGTCGACGTCAGCGAGAACACCGGCTCCGACTCGTTGGGCATCCGCACCGACAGGTAGTAGACCGGCTGCTTGATCGGCTGGCTCGCCGTGGGGTCGGCTGGGACCCGCCACCGCTCGGTGCCCTGGTAGAACGGCCCGGCCTCAGTGACGTGGTACTGGGCGAGCACCTCCCGCTGCACCTTCATCAGGTCCACCGGGTAGCGGACGTGGTCGAGCAGCTCCTCCGGCATCTTCGACTTCGGCTGCACCGTGCCGGGGAAGGCCTTCATCCACGTCTTGAGGATCGGGTCGGACTCGTCCCAGGCGTACAGCGAGACCGTGCCGTCGTAGGCGTCGACCGTCGCCTTCACCGAGTTGCGGATGTAGTTCAGGCGCTCGCTCGGCTGCCCGACGATCGCCGGTCGCGGCGTGAGAGAGGTGGAGGTGGCATCGCTCAAGAGCAGCCGCTGGGACAACGGGTAGTTGTCCGACATCGTGTAGCCGTCGATGATCCACTTGATCCGGCCGTCGACGATGGCCGGGTAGGGATCGGAGTCCAGGTCCAACCACGGCGCGACCTTCTGGACGCGCAGGCGCGGATTGCGGTCGTAGAGGATCTTGGACTCGCTGTTGATCCGCGACTGGTTGAGCAGGATGTTGAAGTCCTGGAACTTCATCGCGTAGAGCACCCGACGGCCGAACGAGCCGATGGGCACTCCACCCTTGCCCTTGTAGGTGTAGTGCGACCGGGCGCCACCACCACCGCCGGGCACGTCGAGCTCGACCGGCGGGGTGCCCTCCGGAGCACCGACGATCGAGTAGTCCGGCGACTTCTCCCCGTAGTAGATCCGCGGCTCGTAGCGACCGAGCTCGCCGCGCGACGGGATACCGCCCTCGATCCACTGAGGGCTGCCCTCGCTCGTGCGACGGTTCCCGAACGCGGCGACGAACCCGTAGCCGTGCGTGTAGACGGTGTGGTCGTTGTTCCAGTTGCGCTGGTCGGCGGGCACGCCGTCGATGTTCACCTCACGCACCGCGACCACGGCGTCGCGGATCTCACCGTCGACCTCGTACCGGTCGACGTCGAGCGCTTGGTCGTCCGTAGCGCCGAAGGTGTAGAAACCACGCACCTGTTGCAGCTGCTCGAAGGTCTCCCTCACCACCGACGGGTCGATGAGACGAACCCCCGGCAACGTCTCGGCGTCGTCGGCGAGCTGACCGCGGGTCGTGCTGGTCTTGGCCTCGTAGCGATCGACCTGGGCGTCCGCGATGCCGAACGCCTCCCGCGTCGCGTCGATGTGCCGCTGGATGTAGGGCGCCTCGCGGACCGGCTCGTTCGGGCGCACCTGCACCTGCTGCACGATCGCCGGCCACGCCCATCCCAGCAGCGCCGCGGACAGCACCAGCAGGCCGAGCCCGATGCCCGGCAGCAGCCAGGTCCGGCGGACGACATTGGCGAAGAACAGCAGCGCGCAGATCGCGGCGATGAACGTGAGGATCGTCTTGGCGGGGATGACGGCGTGCGCGTCGGTGTAGGTGATGCCAGTGAAGTCCTGGTTGGACAGCTGGTGCGACGCCACCACCAGGCCGTACCGGTCGAACCAGTAGGCGATGGCCTTGAGCAGCACGAAGAGCCCGACGAGCACGGACACGTGCGCCTGGGCGGCGTCGGACGCCTTCTGCCCAGGAGACTGCAGCCGGATCCCGCCGTAGAGGTAGTGCGTGGCCAGCGCCGCCACGAGCGACAGCAGGATGACCGCGAAGCCGAAGCTGATGAGGAAGCGGTACCAGGGATAGGAGAACAGGTAGAACGAGACGTCCAGACCGAACTGCGGGTCCTTCCGTCCGAACGGCGTCGCGTGCCACCACTGGAGGTACTCCTGCCAGCGTGCGGACGCGCTCGAGCCCGCGACGAGCGCGAGGAGCCCGGCGACCACACCGCCGATGAGCTTTCGGTGAGGGTCGACCACCTCTCGGTAGCGGTCCAGGGCCTGCTGCTCGTGCGTGATCGCCAGGTAGCGGGGACGCAGCCGGTAGGCGATCGCCATGTTGGCGAAGACCACGAGGCCCAGCACCAGGCCGAACACGGCGAACATGCCGACCCGGGTGAGCAGCCTGGTGGTGAAGACCGTCGAGTAGTCGATGGCCTGGAACCACAGGCGCTCGGTCCAGAAGTTGGCGAAGGTCCCGAACAACGCCGCGAGCACGAACAACACCACGACGGTGGGAACGAGCGCGCGGCTTCGAGCGGGCGGCCGCCCGTACGCACGTCGGAACGGATCGCGCGGAGCGGAGTAGCTACTCAAGGGTTCCTCGTTCCTACGGTCGGGACAGCGTTACCGACGCCGCGACCCGCCCGTGCGGACGGGCCGCCGGGTCCAGCATGGCTTCCTGGGGCACCGTAGCGAAAGGAGCCGCCATCGCGCCTCGCTCAACGGGCACAGGCCGGCACCTTCGCGTCGCGGTCCTTGGCCAGTCTCTCGAGTGCCTTGACAGCGCCGTCCAGCGTCTCCACTTTCACCAGCCGAATGCCGTCGACGTCGGCGGAGACGGCGTCGGCGCAGTTGGCCGCGGGTACCAAGAACGTCGTCGCCCCCTCCTCTCGCGCGCCGATGATCTTCTGCTGGATGCCGCCGATGGGTCCGATCGTGCCGTCCGGCTCGATCGTGCCAGTCCCAGCGATGTGCTGACCACCGGTGAGCGCCCCGGGCGTCAGCTTGTCGAAGATCGCCAGGGCGAACATCGCGCCGGCGCTCGGGCCGCCGATCTCCTGCCCCAAGTTCACGGTGACCTCGAACGGGAACTCGAAGCCGTTGTGCGGCGTGATCCCGACGAACGCGCGGTCGGGGTCATCGGGTGCGCGTGTGGTCGTGATGGTCACTTCCCGTGGCTCACCGTCCCGACGGATGGAGAACCGAACCTGCTCACCTGGGCGGTGTCGTCCCACCAGCTCGACCACCTGCTCACGGTCGGTGACACGAGTCCCGTCGACCGCGACGATCGTGTCCCCGGCCCTGAGCTTGCCGACCGCGGGGGTCTTCTCGACCACAGCCTGCACCTGGACGACGGGGGTGACACGCTCGCCCGCTTGGCGTAGCGCGGCGGCGATGGCCGTCTGCTGAGAGGTCTGCATCGCCTCGGCGTTCCGCTGCTCCACCTGCTGCGGCGTGGGGTCACCCGGGTAGAGGTAGTCGTACGGCACGATCGCGGTCTCCGGGTCGAGCCACCCCTTGAGCACGCTCACCAGGTCCAGCTTCTGGTCCGGACTGCTCACCGCGACCGTCGTGAGGTCCAGGCGCCCCGACGTCTTGTACACGCGATGACCGTCGATCTCGATGATCGGCTTGTGGTCCTCCGCCTCACCGAGGACGTTGGCCGTCGGGCCCGGGCTCATCGCGGCGTACGGAACGGGTACCAGCCACGCGACGCAGACAAGGGCGACGATCAGGACAGCGGTCAGCGTCATCGTGGCGGCACGGCGAGACATGCGGACAGGTTAGGTGACCAAGCCCGCCTGCCGCTGCCCAGGCTCCCACTCCGACAGCGCCCCACGACCTCGTGCGGCCGGAGCGACCAGCTCCCCGCCGCGTCGGAGTCAACCCTCGACCGGGGTGGGGTCGGCGCCGACGTCCACGCCCACCCACTCCGCGGAACCGTCGCTGAACCGCTGGTGCTTCCACAGCGGCACCGTCGCCTTGAGGTCGTCGATGAGCCGGCGACAGGCCGCGAACGCTTCCGCGCGGTGCGGGGCCGCGACCCCGACGACGACCGCGGTCTCCCCCACGGCGAGCTCCCCGACCCGGTGCACCGCGGCCACCGCGCACACCGGATACGCGGCGGCGACGGCCTCGGCCACCCGGCGCAGGGCGGGAACCGCGTTCGGATGCGCCTCGTACGCCAGGGTCTTCACCGCCCGACCGCCGTCGTCTTGGCGCACCGTCCCGATGAACAGGCACACGCCTCCCGCCCTGGGATCGGCGATGGCCGCCAGCACCTCGTCGACCGAGAGCGGCCCCTCCCGCACGTCGATCAACCGCACCGGATCGTCGGCTTGGCTCATGTCGTCCCTCGCGATCTCCTGCGCCGTGCCCGACGGACGACCGCGGCGGTCCCCAGCAGGGCGACCGTAGCGCCGGCCGCACCCAGAGTCGCGGTCTCACGCTTCCCGAACCGACGGCCGAGCGCGGCGTGCCGTCCCGCGACCTCGCGGGCGAGGACTTGGCAGGCGGTGACGTTGTCGTACGTGGGCCGCCATCCCGCGGCGCGCAGCTTCGCCGACGACACGACCCAGGGGTGGCTGACGTAGGCCAGGTCACTGGCCGGCGCCGGCGTGAGACCCAGGCGGTGGAGGCGTTCGGCCGCTCCCAGGGCCAGCCCTTCGGGGAGCTCCAGGCGAGGCAGGCCGATGAGCGACTCGACCTCCTCCTGCTCGAGGTAGCCCTCGCAGCCGACCGTGACCGCGCCCTCGACCTTGCCCAGCACCGCCCACACCAGAGCCGACACCAGGTCGTCAACGTGGCAGAACTGCCAGTGCGGGCGACTACCACGGATCACCAGCAGTCGGGCGGCCTCGAAGTGACGGGTGAGGAAGGTGTCGATACCCGGGCCCACGAGCATGGCGGGCCGCACCACCGTCACCGACAGTCCGGGGTGAGCCCGCGGTGCCCGCCGGGCCAGCCACTCGATCTCCAAGAGGTCGGCGACGACACCCTCCGGTCGGGCGCGCAGCGGCGCGTCCTCGTCCAACGGCACGGGGTTGTCCGGCGCCGCGCCGTAGACCATCGCGCTCGTGGCGATGACCACCCGAGGGACTCCGGCTGCCGCCGACGCCGTGAGGATGGTCTGCGCAGCTCGGACATTGCGCTCGGATCGGCGTCGAGGCTCGCTGTCGGGCGAGACGTCCAGATCGAGGTGGACGACCACATCGCACCGCGCGATCCGCTGGGCGACCGAGGTGTCGCGAACGTCGACAATCCGCCACTCGACACCGTCGACGTCACCACGGCGCTCGTCGATGCCGATGACCCTGGTGACCTCGGGGTTCTCGACGAGCTGGGCGGCCACCGCCCGGCCCACGCCCGAGGCGGCGCCGGTCACGGCCACGACGAGACCGCCGCGTCGCCGGCGGCCGGTGACAGACCGACGGATCGTGCGTCGGCGCGTACGAACGCGGGTGGGTTCGTCGTTCAGTGGAAGACTCCCGGGCTAGGTTGGACAGTATGAACTGGCGGCTACGGACGCCCGTGGTGCGCATCGTGGAACCTTCCACGCGCATCCCCGGACGCACGCAGCTTCCTCACATCCTGCCGGAGGTTCAACCGTGAGCAACGACGAGCCCGGCGTCGGGCGCGAAGGCGAAGAGCCGTCGAAGCGCCCTCCCGGCGACCACGACAACCCGTTCGCCGGGTTCGATCTCGCCGCCATCTTCGGACAGCTGCAGAGCATGTTCTCCTGGCGTGGCGGCCCGATCAACTGGGACCTCGCGAGGGAGACCGCACGGCACACGATCCGAGCGGCCGGCGACGCGTCCCTCACCCAGGAGGAGCGCGACCGCGTCGACGAGACCGTCCGCCTCGCCGAGTACTGGCTCGACGAGGCGACGACACTGCCCGCCGCGTCGGCTGGCGGGGCGCTGGCCTGGAACCGGGCGGAGTGGTTCGAGGGAACGCTGCCGGCCTGGAAGCGGCTGGTCGAACCGCTCGCCAAGCACGTCGTCAACGCCATGGAGAAGGCGCTCCCCGAGCAGGCCGGCCCGATGGGGCAACAGCTCACCGGTGTGCTCACCCAAGTCGGCGGGATGATGTTCGGAGCCCAAGTCGGGCAGGGCCTCGGCCACCTCGCGTCCGAGGTGTTCGGGGGGACGGACGTCGGGCTTCCGCTGGGACCGACCGGCCGGCCCGTGATCCTCCCGGCCAATGTCGCCGCCTTCAGCGAAGGGCTCGGTGTTCCGACGGCAGAGGTCCTCCTCTACGTCACCTTGCGCGAGTGCGCCCACCAGCGGCTCTTCCACCACGCGCCGTGGTTGTCGGCGCACCTGTTCTCCGCTGTCGAGGAGTACGCCCGGGGGATGCACGTCGACATCGCCAAGCTGGAGGACATCGCCGGGCGCATCGACATGACGAACCCCGAGGCTCTGCAAGAGGCGCTGGGGAGCGGCCTTCTCGAACCGGAGGAGACCCCACGCCAGAAGGCCGCGCTGAGTCGGCTGGAGACCGCCCTGGCTCTCGTCGAGGGCTGGGTCGACGAGGTGGTCACCCTCGCGGCGGCGCCGCGCATGCCGTCCGCGGCTGCCCTGCGCGAGGCCGTGCGTCGTCGGCGGGCGGAAGGCGGCCCAGCCGAGCAGACCTTCGGCACGTTGGTGGGACTCGAGCTGCGTCCCCGCCGGATGCGTGACGCCGCGACCCTGTGGGCGAACCTGCGCGAGGCGCGAGGTCTTGCGGGACGAGACGCCCTGTGGGCCCACCCCGACCTGCTGCCGTCCGCGGAGGACCTGGACGACCCCGCCGGTTTCGCACAACGAGCGAGCACGCCTGACGACCTCCACCTCACCGACCTGGGCTTCGGCCACGGGACCGACGCGGAGGACCAGGACGATTCCGCCGGCGGCGCCGAGGACGACGCCGATGGACCCGAGGGCGGCGGAGGCGACCAAGGCGACTCGCCGGGGCCTTCCGCGTGAGGGGACTGGCCGCGTGAGCCTGCACGCCTCGGCGGTCGCGACGCTGACCGCGTGGAGGGCACCCGACACTGATCAGGAAGCGCTCCGACGCGACTTCCTCGGCCACCTCGCCCGTCACCCCGACGGCGTCTGGCGGACGTGCCGACCTGCTCACCTGACCGCGAGCGCGATTGTCGTCGACCCCACGGGAACGCTGACCCTGCTGGTCCTGCACGGCCGGATCGGACTCTGGGTGCAGCCGGGCGGACACTGCGAACCAGGTGACACGTCGATCGCCGGGGTCGCCGCACGGGAGGTGAGCGAGGAGACCGGCCTCCTCGACGTCGCGGTCAGCCTCACGCCCCTCCTGCTCTCCCGGCACCGCGCGCCTTGCGGCGCCGAGAGCCACCTGGACGTGCAGTACGTCGCCGTCGCCCCCGCTGATGCCACGCCCGTGGCAAGCGCGGAGTCACACGACGTCCGGTGGTTCCCCGTCGCCGACCTCCCGCGTGACCTCGCCTCCGGAGTCGCCAGCGGAGTGGCCTCCGCGGTGGCGGCGCTCCGCCGCGGACTCCCAGACCTTGCCGAGGCAGGCGCCGCGTTCCCAGCCCGGACGGCCTGAGCGGAGGATGACCGTCACCCGGGCTTGACCTCACAGGGCGATGACGAGGGCGGCGACCACCACGGCCACGGCGACGACAGCCACGACAGCCACGACGACTCGACGGTTGTCCGAGCCGACCGGCTGGGCCCCGTCCTCGACGAACTTCTTGAACATGGCGGTGTTGGCACCGGGGTCTTCGTCGCTCCTGTTCACGTCCGACATGGGGCAGAACCCTACCCGGCTGATCCGACCAGGCGTCTCGCCAGAGCGCGATACCGAGGCAGGCGCCGACGGGTCGGGAACGCCCACTACGGTGATCCTTGCAACGACGGGTTCGCCGTGGTGGTACAGACGAAGGGAGTGAGCGTGGGCACCCTGCCGAGCGGGGGTACCGTCCGGCCGATCACACGCTGGGGTGAGCCGGTCATGCACCGCCCGTGCCGTCCGGTCGAGTCGTTCGACGACGAGCTCGCCCGCCTGGTCGCCGACATGACCGCGACGATGGAGGCCGCAGACGGGGTGGGCCTGGCCGCCAACCAGATCGGGGTGGACCTGCGCGTCTTCGTCTTCCGCTGCGCCGACGCCGACG contains the following coding sequences:
- a CDS encoding UPF0182 family protein — protein: MSSYSAPRDPFRRAYGRPPARSRALVPTVVVLFVLAALFGTFANFWTERLWFQAIDYSTVFTTRLLTRVGMFAVFGLVLGLVVFANMAIAYRLRPRYLAITHEQQALDRYREVVDPHRKLIGGVVAGLLALVAGSSASARWQEYLQWWHATPFGRKDPQFGLDVSFYLFSYPWYRFLISFGFAVILLSLVAALATHYLYGGIRLQSPGQKASDAAQAHVSVLVGLFVLLKAIAYWFDRYGLVVASHQLSNQDFTGITYTDAHAVIPAKTILTFIAAICALLFFANVVRRTWLLPGIGLGLLVLSAALLGWAWPAIVQQVQVRPNEPVREAPYIQRHIDATREAFGIADAQVDRYEAKTSTTRGQLADDAETLPGVRLIDPSVVRETFEQLQQVRGFYTFGATDDQALDVDRYEVDGEIRDAVVAVREVNIDGVPADQRNWNNDHTVYTHGYGFVAAFGNRRTSEGSPQWIEGGIPSRGELGRYEPRIYYGEKSPDYSIVGAPEGTPPVELDVPGGGGGARSHYTYKGKGGVPIGSFGRRVLYAMKFQDFNILLNQSRINSESKILYDRNPRLRVQKVAPWLDLDSDPYPAIVDGRIKWIIDGYTMSDNYPLSQRLLLSDATSTSLTPRPAIVGQPSERLNYIRNSVKATVDAYDGTVSLYAWDESDPILKTWMKAFPGTVQPKSKMPEELLDHVRYPVDLMKVQREVLAQYHVTEAGPFYQGTERWRVPADPTASQPIKQPVYYLSVRMPNESEPVFSLTSTYIYYNRENLAAFVAVNADARSSDYGKIRVLQLDEKTQIDGPSQIANKLDSDTRIADAMLPLTRGESRAVKGNLLTLPVGGGLLYVQPVYVQRGGTGASYPLLRLVLASFGGGIGVGPTLQDALDMVFEGNAGADTGEEAPPETGEDGGQETPPTEQSPEAIVADALREARDAFAEAEEALKAGDLRGYAEAVERAEAAVERAARAEAQSGQAGQPTPAPTPTPVPTPTPTPTPAARPG
- a CDS encoding YlbL family protein produces the protein MSRRAATMTLTAVLIVALVCVAWLVPVPYAAMSPGPTANVLGEAEDHKPIIEIDGHRVYKTSGRLDLTTVAVSSPDQKLDLVSVLKGWLDPETAIVPYDYLYPGDPTPQQVEQRNAEAMQTSQQTAIAAALRQAGERVTPVVQVQAVVEKTPAVGKLRAGDTIVAVDGTRVTDREQVVELVGRHRPGEQVRFSIRRDGEPREVTITTTRAPDDPDRAFVGITPHNGFEFPFEVTVNLGQEIGGPSAGAMFALAIFDKLTPGALTGGQHIAGTGTIEPDGTIGPIGGIQQKIIGAREEGATTFLVPAANCADAVSADVDGIRLVKVETLDGAVKALERLAKDRDAKVPACAR
- a CDS encoding molybdenum cofactor biosynthesis protein MoaE, whose product is MSQADDPVRLIDVREGPLSVDEVLAAIADPRAGGVCLFIGTVRQDDGGRAVKTLAYEAHPNAVPALRRVAEAVAAAYPVCAVAAVHRVGELAVGETAVVVGVAAPHRAEAFAACRRLIDDLKATVPLWKHQRFSDGSAEWVGVDVGADPTPVEG
- a CDS encoding NAD-dependent epimerase/dehydratase family protein, which codes for MTGAASGVGRAVAAQLVENPEVTRVIGIDERRGDVDGVEWRIVDVRDTSVAQRIARCDVVVHLDLDVSPDSEPRRRSERNVRAAQTILTASAAAGVPRVVIATSAMVYGAAPDNPVPLDEDAPLRARPEGVVADLLEIEWLARRAPRAHPGLSVTVVRPAMLVGPGIDTFLTRHFEAARLLVIRGSRPHWQFCHVDDLVSALVWAVLGKVEGAVTVGCEGYLEQEEVESLIGLPRLELPEGLALGAAERLHRLGLTPAPASDLAYVSHPWVVSSAKLRAAGWRPTYDNVTACQVLAREVAGRHAALGRRFGKRETATLGAAGATVALLGTAAVVRRARRRRSRGTT
- a CDS encoding zinc-dependent metalloprotease, whose amino-acid sequence is MSNDEPGVGREGEEPSKRPPGDHDNPFAGFDLAAIFGQLQSMFSWRGGPINWDLARETARHTIRAAGDASLTQEERDRVDETVRLAEYWLDEATTLPAASAGGALAWNRAEWFEGTLPAWKRLVEPLAKHVVNAMEKALPEQAGPMGQQLTGVLTQVGGMMFGAQVGQGLGHLASEVFGGTDVGLPLGPTGRPVILPANVAAFSEGLGVPTAEVLLYVTLRECAHQRLFHHAPWLSAHLFSAVEEYARGMHVDIAKLEDIAGRIDMTNPEALQEALGSGLLEPEETPRQKAALSRLETALALVEGWVDEVVTLAAAPRMPSAAALREAVRRRRAEGGPAEQTFGTLVGLELRPRRMRDAATLWANLREARGLAGRDALWAHPDLLPSAEDLDDPAGFAQRASTPDDLHLTDLGFGHGTDAEDQDDSAGGAEDDADGPEGGGGDQGDSPGPSA
- a CDS encoding NUDIX hydrolase, which encodes MSLHASAVATLTAWRAPDTDQEALRRDFLGHLARHPDGVWRTCRPAHLTASAIVVDPTGTLTLLVLHGRIGLWVQPGGHCEPGDTSIAGVAAREVSEETGLLDVAVSLTPLLLSRHRAPCGAESHLDVQYVAVAPADATPVASAESHDVRWFPVADLPRDLASGVASGVASAVAALRRGLPDLAEAGAAFPARTA